The following are encoded together in the Streptomyces tsukubensis genome:
- the eccB gene encoding type VII secretion protein EccB, with product MQDRRDQVQAHMFTMGRLTSGMLRADPDAPESPQGRTNRGIAISVLIAILICAGAFVFGLLKPGTKSSWRDPGTLVVNKDTGTRYLYLGGRLRPVRNYTSAKLLAGDEMTVMSIGGKSLAGTPHGAPVGIPGAPDEAPATGDLDTGPWQVCSGTTTGSIGTTVAVGTEPDGPGLKKEQGLLVTGPDKADYLVWQGRKLRLDETAHAAEALGYGAEQPVKVSAALLNSLPSGPDLTPPEVSGLGEPGKELAGRQTRIGEIYKVTASGAKARYFQLHKEGLAPVTATGAALVLGDPETKQKTYDGGSTAARSLGTDELNGNLAKESELTDRTEGMPEAPPEPVDLESGQTPCVGVRAGGDGTRVSVALTDPADLGPTAQAPTEGLTPACVTVNRIAVRPGRGSLVHALGAGGSDVGATLYLVTDTGMKYRLPSQEGLKALGYTETRAQGLPSSLLSMIPTGPDLTPEAATTGHAKTTAPKCGNERETTEDQRQGNAATTVVSSSSNGSHTVGPVNSLHRFDPQPVVLQKGLTGF from the coding sequence ATGCAGGACAGACGAGACCAGGTACAGGCCCACATGTTCACCATGGGGCGGCTCACCTCCGGCATGCTGCGGGCCGACCCCGACGCCCCGGAGAGCCCCCAGGGCCGTACCAACCGAGGCATCGCGATCAGTGTGCTCATCGCGATCCTCATCTGCGCCGGAGCCTTCGTCTTCGGACTCCTCAAGCCCGGCACCAAGTCCTCCTGGCGTGACCCGGGCACGCTGGTCGTCAACAAGGACACCGGCACCCGCTACCTCTACCTCGGCGGCCGGCTGCGCCCGGTCCGCAACTACACCTCGGCCAAGCTGCTCGCCGGTGACGAGATGACTGTCATGTCGATCGGCGGCAAGTCCCTCGCGGGCACCCCGCACGGGGCACCCGTCGGCATCCCGGGCGCCCCCGACGAGGCCCCGGCCACCGGCGACCTGGACACCGGGCCCTGGCAGGTGTGCTCGGGCACCACCACAGGTTCGATCGGCACCACCGTCGCCGTGGGCACGGAACCCGACGGGCCAGGGCTCAAGAAGGAGCAGGGCCTGCTGGTCACCGGCCCCGACAAGGCCGACTACCTGGTGTGGCAGGGCCGCAAGCTGCGGCTGGACGAAACGGCCCACGCCGCCGAGGCCCTCGGCTACGGCGCGGAGCAGCCCGTGAAGGTCTCGGCCGCGCTCCTCAACTCCCTCCCCTCGGGCCCCGACCTGACCCCGCCCGAGGTGTCCGGTCTCGGCGAACCCGGCAAGGAGCTGGCGGGACGGCAGACCAGGATCGGTGAGATCTACAAGGTCACCGCCTCCGGCGCGAAGGCACGCTACTTCCAGCTGCACAAGGAGGGCCTGGCTCCGGTCACCGCGACCGGAGCGGCCCTCGTACTCGGCGACCCGGAGACCAAGCAGAAGACGTACGACGGTGGTTCCACCGCCGCGCGCAGCCTCGGCACCGACGAGCTGAACGGCAACCTGGCCAAGGAGTCGGAGCTGACCGACCGCACGGAGGGCATGCCCGAGGCGCCGCCGGAGCCGGTGGACCTGGAAAGCGGGCAGACCCCGTGCGTCGGCGTACGGGCGGGCGGCGACGGCACCCGGGTGAGCGTGGCCCTGACCGACCCCGCCGACCTGGGCCCCACCGCCCAGGCACCGACGGAGGGGCTGACCCCCGCCTGTGTGACGGTCAACCGGATCGCCGTACGACCCGGCCGCGGGAGCCTCGTGCACGCGCTCGGCGCCGGCGGCAGCGATGTCGGTGCCACGCTCTACCTGGTGACGGACACCGGGATGAAGTACCGGCTCCCTTCGCAGGAGGGACTGAAAGCGCTCGGCTATACGGAAACGCGTGCGCAGGGCCTTCCCTCCTCACTGCTTTCCATGATTCCGACCGGCCCCGACCTCACGCCCGAGGCGGCGACCACGGGCCACGCGAAAACGACCGCGCCCAAGTGTGGAAACGAGCGGGAAACAACTGAGGACCAACGTCAGGGGAATGCAGCCACGACTGTCGTGAGTTCGAGCAGTAACGGCTCGCACACAGTCGGTCCGGTAAATTCGCTCCATCGGTTCGACCCTCAACCAGTGGTATTGCAAAAGGGGTTGACGGGCTTCTAG
- a CDS encoding WXG100 family type VII secretion target → MSRAVPNFEDGNIFVDFTSTDYAIDDMQMQTNQIKSWLDALAQELDHLDASWVGDDAVVYKEKQTAWNSAADQMGALLASHASTLGDVTHAFDENQKRSAQGWSSLKIGR, encoded by the coding sequence ATGTCCCGTGCCGTGCCCAACTTCGAAGACGGCAACATCTTCGTCGACTTCACCAGTACCGACTACGCGATCGATGACATGCAGATGCAGACCAACCAGATCAAGAGTTGGCTGGATGCACTCGCTCAGGAGCTCGATCATCTCGACGCCAGCTGGGTCGGTGACGACGCGGTCGTCTACAAGGAAAAGCAGACGGCGTGGAATTCGGCCGCCGACCAGATGGGCGCTCTGCTCGCGAGCCACGCCAGCACGCTGGGAGACGTAACGCACGCATTCGACGAGAACCAGAAGCGCTCCGCCCAGGGCTGGAGTTCTCTGAAGATCGGCCGCTGA
- a CDS encoding type VII secretion system-associated protein, which translates to MSDGGKTIVLNKEWMKSFINGDLHDFQSAIAKMLVSAPSERFGSNMDGVDVVSITKLQDAPDNIHSNNQHPLAIGALAGKDGLGADLVKSILDAAGKLGDFIEDQKKLFDDIESNLRDTMETFLKTEGDSMDKIDGEKFLDVFEDVEEDIADSLSGGGGGGGGGDE; encoded by the coding sequence ATGTCTGACGGCGGCAAAACGATCGTTCTGAACAAGGAATGGATGAAGAGTTTCATCAACGGGGATCTTCATGATTTCCAGTCGGCGATCGCGAAAATGTTGGTCTCTGCCCCCTCGGAGCGGTTCGGGAGCAACATGGACGGCGTCGATGTGGTGAGCATTACCAAGTTGCAGGATGCCCCGGACAACATCCACAGCAACAACCAGCATCCGCTCGCCATCGGCGCCTTGGCCGGTAAGGACGGCCTCGGTGCGGACCTGGTCAAATCGATCTTGGACGCGGCCGGCAAGCTCGGGGATTTCATCGAGGACCAGAAGAAGCTCTTCGATGACATCGAGAGCAATCTGCGGGACACGATGGAGACGTTCCTCAAGACCGAGGGCGACAGTATGGACAAGATCGACGGCGAGAAGTTCCTCGATGTCTTCGAGGACGTCGAGGAGGACATCGCTGATTCGCTGAGTGGTGGTGGCGGCGGCGGAGGTGGCGGCGACGAGTGA
- a CDS encoding AAWKG family protein (Members of this family are unrelated to eukaryotic Tcp10, although some members contain a repetitive region similar to a C-terminal repeat region of Tcp10.), which yields MDDTPISSGNDDWQQVVKTFTGYEAPKVDTIFKDLTGNDDIPMMSVTVEKADYSEAPDVDDVDWWGKNVVNDIGTMDITIPFYVNDDGLVMHEAKITLLGIQDTEGARKNGGGSGTIPGEDETEDKSWDSHPLAQYSFGTGHALDWLLTKKTGTRNFDWGNGVPDGEYVDLSTFEATAQAFDRVQNFVIDQKAELDDWEKILGGKENENWQGQAAGVWWNLVHLLARRYDRLGDDMENTANKTVGSKQGAAVRYAGEVFTDEAQNLYEAWDDWASWDKGNPLFFLNRILWQVMSNIFDNNLYNTATHTSSNPSGSDSSGRGYKPETESLVAGPNFDEDARDDDRSYGKLKDMTTWKAIGEEAKNRWWRAVREELGIPAETARRNVINAWNSSNLDIGDIRPPSGEDLKTSLQEDQAAKDKRQAAKDKAEQDRINKENQAKMDAYQDQMAKDRAADKAEQDRIRKEQEAKADKQRAEDLARQKAEQDRQDRIRKEQEEKADKQRAEDLARQKEQEAEQERKQKEQEAKQEQKEKEQEAKQEQKEKEQEQKQQEQEAKQEQKEKEQEAKQEQKEKEQEQKQQEQEAKQEQKEKEQEAKQEEQQRKQEQMQILQMQQQKAQQDQQKKDQEKKEKEQEAKQEEQERKQEERQEEQDRKQEELRQEQKQEQKEQEAKQEAKEKEQEAKQEQQQKEQEKKQEEQERKQEERQEEQDRKQEQQQQEQEERQEEQDRKQEQQQQEQKQEQKEQEAKQEQQQKDQETKQEQEQRRQEQRQDEQQKHQEQRQDQQQRRQEQRQDEQQKHQEEVQRKQELRQQQYQDKAGDILDRQDGSNGDYQQHLLNDISGPVNGDDSLTNPGGSHSYVDSHGRVVTDYPDQSSSRIDPQTQTSTITDPDGTTHSGPLNAGDVLTNPDGSVSHLDSQGQVVTEYSDGSRTTVDPHTGATSITSPDGTTTSGYLNGGTGPDAPQSGGGSRGGLGSYGGAQDYEQELYDPQSSDYGGQQGAGSAAASLGGSSAAAAGGSGGTPMSPGMMGGGGMGGMGGGGGGGRGGEGGATERARNVFDSGDVVSNRRRPANARAGGGRYDEREAMINTSSGSPYGTHAGGGQGGGPGQQQTQSGDREREAWVPEDEDVWGSDEGGAPAVIGR from the coding sequence ATGGATGATACGCCGATCAGTTCAGGTAATGACGACTGGCAGCAGGTCGTCAAGACCTTCACCGGATATGAAGCGCCGAAGGTCGACACGATTTTCAAGGACCTGACGGGCAATGACGACATTCCGATGATGAGCGTCACGGTCGAGAAAGCGGACTACAGCGAGGCGCCGGATGTCGACGACGTCGACTGGTGGGGGAAGAACGTCGTCAACGATATCGGCACCATGGATATCACCATTCCGTTCTACGTGAACGATGACGGACTCGTGATGCACGAGGCCAAGATCACCCTCCTCGGTATCCAGGACACTGAAGGGGCCAGGAAGAACGGAGGGGGTAGCGGAACGATCCCGGGCGAGGACGAGACCGAGGACAAGTCCTGGGACAGCCACCCCCTGGCCCAGTACTCCTTCGGTACAGGGCATGCGCTGGACTGGCTGCTCACCAAGAAGACAGGTACGAGGAATTTCGACTGGGGTAATGGTGTCCCGGACGGGGAGTACGTCGACCTGTCCACCTTCGAGGCGACGGCCCAGGCTTTCGACCGCGTGCAGAACTTCGTGATCGACCAGAAGGCCGAGCTCGACGACTGGGAAAAGATCCTCGGCGGGAAGGAGAACGAGAACTGGCAGGGCCAGGCCGCCGGTGTCTGGTGGAATCTGGTCCATCTGTTGGCGCGTCGGTACGACCGACTCGGCGATGACATGGAGAACACCGCGAACAAAACTGTCGGCTCGAAGCAGGGAGCCGCCGTTCGCTATGCGGGCGAGGTTTTCACGGACGAAGCTCAGAACCTTTACGAAGCGTGGGACGACTGGGCGAGCTGGGACAAGGGTAATCCCTTGTTCTTCCTCAACCGGATCCTCTGGCAGGTCATGAGCAATATCTTTGACAACAACCTCTACAACACGGCGACGCACACTTCCTCGAACCCCAGCGGAAGCGACTCGTCCGGGCGAGGTTACAAGCCGGAGACGGAAAGTCTCGTGGCGGGACCGAACTTTGACGAAGACGCCAGGGACGACGACAGGTCGTACGGCAAGCTCAAGGACATGACGACCTGGAAGGCCATCGGCGAAGAGGCGAAGAACCGTTGGTGGAGGGCCGTACGCGAGGAATTGGGAATTCCCGCCGAGACGGCGAGAAGGAACGTCATCAACGCGTGGAACTCAAGCAATCTTGATATTGGTGACATTCGCCCGCCGTCGGGTGAGGATCTGAAGACCAGCCTTCAGGAGGATCAGGCCGCCAAGGACAAGAGGCAGGCGGCCAAGGACAAGGCTGAGCAGGACCGGATAAACAAAGAGAACCAAGCCAAGATGGACGCCTACCAGGACCAAATGGCGAAGGACCGGGCGGCGGACAAGGCTGAGCAGGACAGGATCCGCAAGGAGCAGGAGGCGAAGGCCGACAAGCAGCGCGCCGAGGACCTCGCGCGGCAGAAGGCCGAGCAGGACCGTCAGGACAGGATCCGCAAGGAGCAGGAGGAAAAGGCCGACAAACAGCGCGCGGAGGACCTCGCACGCCAGAAGGAGCAGGAGGCGGAACAGGAGCGCAAGCAGAAGGAGCAGGAGGCGAAGCAGGAGCAGAAGGAGAAGGAGCAGGAGGCCAAGCAGGAGCAGAAGGAGAAGGAGCAGGAGCAGAAGCAGCAGGAGCAGGAGGCGAAGCAGGAGCAGAAGGAGAAGGAGCAGGAGGCCAAGCAGGAACAGAAGGAGAAGGAGCAGGAGCAGAAGCAGCAGGAGCAGGAGGCCAAGCAGGAACAGAAGGAGAAGGAACAGGAGGCCAAGCAGGAGGAGCAGCAGCGCAAGCAGGAGCAGATGCAGATCCTCCAGATGCAGCAGCAGAAGGCCCAGCAGGATCAGCAGAAGAAGGACCAGGAGAAGAAGGAGAAGGAGCAGGAGGCCAAGCAGGAGGAGCAGGAGCGCAAGCAGGAGGAGCGCCAGGAGGAGCAGGACAGGAAGCAGGAGGAGCTGCGGCAGGAACAGAAGCAGGAGCAGAAGGAGCAGGAGGCCAAGCAGGAGGCGAAGGAGAAGGAGCAGGAGGCCAAGCAGGAGCAGCAGCAGAAGGAGCAGGAGAAGAAGCAGGAGGAGCAGGAGCGCAAGCAGGAGGAGCGCCAGGAGGAGCAGGACAGGAAGCAGGAACAGCAGCAGCAGGAACAGGAGGAGCGCCAGGAGGAGCAGGACAGGAAGCAGGAACAGCAGCAGCAGGAACAGAAGCAGGAGCAGAAGGAGCAGGAGGCCAAGCAGGAGCAGCAGCAGAAGGACCAGGAGACGAAGCAGGAGCAAGAGCAACGCCGTCAGGAGCAGCGGCAGGACGAGCAGCAGAAGCACCAGGAGCAGCGCCAGGACCAGCAGCAACGCCGTCAGGAGCAGCGCCAGGACGAGCAGCAGAAGCACCAGGAGGAGGTGCAGAGAAAGCAGGAGCTGCGGCAGCAGCAGTACCAGGACAAGGCCGGCGACATCCTGGACCGCCAGGACGGCTCCAACGGCGACTACCAGCAGCACCTTCTGAACGACATCTCCGGGCCCGTGAACGGCGACGACTCGCTGACGAACCCCGGTGGCAGCCACTCGTACGTCGACTCGCACGGCCGCGTGGTCACCGACTACCCGGACCAGAGTTCGTCCAGGATCGACCCGCAGACACAGACTTCGACCATCACGGACCCCGATGGGACGACCCACTCGGGACCGCTGAACGCGGGTGACGTCCTCACCAACCCCGACGGCAGCGTCTCCCACCTCGACTCGCAGGGCCAGGTCGTCACCGAGTACTCGGACGGCAGCAGGACGACGGTGGACCCGCACACCGGCGCCACCTCGATCACGAGCCCTGACGGCACGACGACCAGTGGCTACCTGAACGGTGGTACCGGTCCCGACGCTCCGCAGAGCGGCGGGGGAAGCCGTGGTGGTCTCGGCTCCTACGGTGGCGCGCAGGACTACGAACAGGAGCTGTACGACCCGCAGTCGAGCGACTACGGCGGGCAGCAGGGCGCCGGGAGCGCCGCTGCCAGCCTCGGGGGTTCCTCGGCAGCCGCCGCGGGTGGTTCGGGCGGTACGCCGATGAGCCCCGGGATGATGGGCGGCGGCGGTATGGGCGGTATGGGCGGTGGTGGTGGCGGCGGCCGGGGCGGCGAGGGCGGCGCCACGGAGCGCGCCCGCAACGTCTTCGACAGCGGCGACGTGGTCAGCAACCGCAGGCGGCCCGCGAACGCACGTGCGGGTGGCGGACGTTATGACGAGCGTGAAGCTATGATCAACACCAGTAGTGGTAGCCCTTACGGCACGCACGCGGGTGGCGGTCAGGGTGGTGGCCCCGGCCAGCAGCAGACGCAGAGCGGTGACCGCGAGCGCGAGGCCTGGGTGCCGGAGGACGAGGACGTGTGGGGCTCCGACGAAGGTGGCGCACCCGCGGTGATCGGACGATGA
- a CDS encoding YbaB/EbfC family nucleoid-associated protein, whose product MTEPMAERMAKARAHLEETQAAIARAEQDLRNTSERVRSRDRAVEVTVGPQGELTGLTFPDNKFASMTGPQLAASVLEASDEGRRRVAERVMETFAPLTGPNPYVPESRGVEMDWEKIFGSALSGGRQGGGRSSDRLRDEIDEDDIDSAPGGRA is encoded by the coding sequence ATGACGGAACCCATGGCGGAGCGGATGGCCAAGGCACGGGCTCACCTGGAGGAGACCCAAGCGGCGATCGCCCGTGCCGAACAGGACCTGCGCAACACCTCGGAGAGGGTGCGCTCGCGAGACCGCGCGGTGGAGGTCACCGTCGGACCGCAGGGCGAGCTGACCGGACTCACCTTTCCTGACAACAAGTTCGCCTCCATGACGGGGCCGCAGCTCGCCGCCTCCGTGCTCGAAGCGTCCGACGAGGGGCGACGGCGGGTCGCCGAGCGGGTCATGGAGACCTTCGCGCCGCTGACGGGGCCCAATCCGTATGTGCCGGAATCCCGTGGTGTGGAGATGGACTGGGAGAAGATCTTCGGCTCGGCGCTCTCCGGTGGACGGCAGGGTGGCGGGCGGTCGAGTGACCGGCTGCGCGACGAGATCGACGAGGACGACATCGACTCGGCGCCGGGAGGCCGGGCATGA